In the genome of Oryzias melastigma strain HK-1 linkage group LG19, ASM292280v2, whole genome shotgun sequence, the window gtggagtttagctaatatttcaggtacatgctaggtgttttggctcatttaggctttttttcatttttttgtttatttcttagtttagctaatatttcagctgcatgttagctatttcggctaatttaggcttttttgtttgtttttataaggctatgttggagtttagctaatatttcagctgcatgctagctgtgttggctaacttaggctttttccgttttttaggctaatttggcatttaactaatattttagctggctatcagcttcagcgatttcagctattaatttcattcagcttacagcattcacactagcattatctgaGGTAATCCTGTacatctaatttttagttagtttaaagctaatatgtgtgctttacatccagtctgaacatgacccgattagtcgactaatcggaaaaaataatctgtgattagtcgactaataaaataatggtttgtgacAGCTCTGTTTTGCAGTGGGTTCAAAATGCTCCAACAGTTTCCACTGACCTTGCGAGCTCTCCTCTGATAGTTGACAGCCTGCTCCGTGTTTTTTGCCGCACTCTCCACATAGTCGGATGACTGCTTGATGTTCTCTTCGATTCTGTTGACCATCTCTccctgaaagagaaaaaaaaacataatgaaggAAACGTTTCTGCTGGAACTAGCTTGAAGGCTTTCCTGTGTCTGGGATACCTGAGCCTCCACCTCCATGGCCAGGTACTGGAACATGTCGTGCAGGTCTCGGATGCTCCGCTCCAGCTTCAGGATCTCGTCGTGCCGCGACTCAATCTCATTTAGGGCTTGTTTTGTAGCTTTTGCATCGCTTAAAATCTGTGAGccacaaaaatgagaaataaatacAGGAAAGAACGGAGCTGGGGTGTTTGGGCTAGAGGAAGGCTGCACTAAGCGTGGTTCTTCACGCGACAACTACACTGACACTAAAGTCCACTTTCTTACCAAATCTGCCGTCCAGTTAGAGCAGTCGAGAGGCGACAATAGAGCAAACCGATCATGACATGCTTTTGAGTGATGGAAAACAACCGCAGCGTTTCCAGGACGACAGCTCTCACTCCTCTACTCACATTCTGCGTGAAAACGTCCGTCTGGCCTTCTTCAAGCATCTTTTCCAGCTCTTCGTCTGTCACGTTTGTGCCGGCTGGGGATAGAATCCgcatatcaatcaatcaaagcGAAATCTTCACAGGTTAGAAGACCTCCCTGAATGCAGAGAAGCTCACTTATTTTAAGCTGCCTCTGTATTCTCTCCACGTTGCGGTCTCTGTACTGCGCCTGGATGGTGTTGCAGTAGCTCATCAATTCCACAAACTCCTTGGAAAGTAtggcatgctgggaaaaaaaacagacaaatctaTTTTACACAAGTTTCAGAAAGATAAAATTAGCATCTATGTCTCAAAaacaagcttaattttctatcaaatagataaaaatattgtttatgtaTGACAACTATTAGTGGCACTACCTGAGTGCGCTGCATCCGGACATTTATGGGAATATATTTGCCATCGTCATCTGACTTTTTGGATTCGATACCTAAGTTGAAATGAGAAGAAATTTCAGTGGTTTCAAGACAGAAATTTTGATTTGAACTCCCAAATACTCACTTTTCAGCTTCCTCTGGATCTGGCTCGCTAATGTTTTGATCTCTTCTCGAAAAGTTTGAAGGTCTTTCTTCATacctagaaaacagcacaggtGAGCAAAGATGGCCGAATAAAACGCCAGAGatcaaacaaaatttaaagcaaGTGGAGTCtcataatgaaatattttacaaatctaaaaaatagCACTGAAGTTGAGGCATTTGCTGCATCAGaaaaaatgaccacaaaaatggggaaaaaagcagaagacaaagaaaagtagtgTGCGGAAATTTTCCAAATAATAGAACTcacttcaagattttttttgtcttgatccTGTGAGTAAAAGTCAAGATTCAAAGGGTTCCAatttatatttcttatttttcaaagctccagcagaaacattttcaaatcagGAGACGATACAAACAAGCTGAGCGCTCCTCCCACATGTTTGACCCAAAACAAGCTGAGGTAAAAAGGAGATATTCCTAAAATAAAGAcgtttttaacacttttttgcCTCAATAATCTTCAGTTTTGACCACCTTTGAGTGCTCAAATATTTGTCACTGAGAAAATCATCTGAAAGCACTACATAAGGAGTCGGTTCATTAGCAGAGAAGCATCGTAAAAAGAGATCTCTCGATTAGATTTGGAtcatttcagagaaaatatTTCACTTATGAAAAATGAGTTgataaagaggaagaaaaaaaaagacaaagaaggaTGAGTTTACTGTGCTCCATAAGAGAAAACTAACCGGTTATATAATTGGTACccaaattaagacaaaaaaccTGAATGGACAGGCGTGGCCCTGCATTATACTAGTTGGATCCTTGTAAAAAGTCTGGAGAAACTGTTCTAATCCTGAAATGCAACAAATTTTCTagtgattaattaaaataatgtttaatcaAATCAATCGTCAGTCAGAAAATGTAACATGAATTCATCAAATTCATAAAGTGACTTTCTTTTAACTCATAAGAACTCATGGTgacatcagaaaaatatcagaaaggAATTCTTGGTTTGTGGTTTATCCCACATAATTTCACACTTTAGGAAAAATTGGTCTGGATCTTTATGGGTTAGAGCTGTTTCTTGTCcttttttaggcaaaaagaCAGCTTTTATCTTGATTTTATGAGTaatcttcagcattttaataAACACGCTTCCATATATGTTTAAATCGCTTAGATTTTTAATAACAAGACAGACAGTTTGATCAATAAATTGAGTAGAATTGTGAACTGAGATGTTTGGCGTTTCCACCAGGCTGTAGCTACAATTATTTTAGGTTGTGgcattttagttttagtcacTTGCTGACATCCTGCTTCTAAAGTGCACGTACTTTCCTCTGGCAGCGCCACGCTCAGCACCGTCTTCTGCTTGCTTTCCAGCTCTGACACCATCCTCTTGAAGTTCTGCAACCCCTCATGGATTTCTTGCACCTTAGAAAGAAAAGATAGAGACGTTTTAGAATTCCCACGCATAAACACAGATAAATCTTTTATATGAAAGCCTTTTCTGTAACTGCAACAGTGACCTTTAATTGAtttgtaaagttaaaataatgtgCTGGGAAATGCGGTATAGATTAAatcattcaaaacaaatatttgaaccAAACATTCTTTGACTTTAATTTTAGGATCTCTTTAAAGTTTAATACATCctggatttattcatttttttgtcattttaattaaatcctTTCAGAATTGATGTAACTTTATAATTAAATCAATCTTTAGTTTATAGTCACACCTCTCTACActtaatcttcatttttattttctaactaaTGGATTTCatgtttcagcatcttcatcatgACGCTATCTGATTCCAgccttttctttcaaaataaaagcagatggCTGAACTCTAAGGACTTAAAGGTTAAATACCAGCAGGAACTTGTTGAAATTTACAGTAAATAGAACCCAACTAAACTAACAACTTAAATcaacctttcctttttttatttgatactaAAAATATCCAGATTTTTCAaacgacagaaaaaaaaattggggaaaCTAAACCGAACGTTCAAATGTAGATTATCCCTATGTGACTCTTTTACTCAGTCATGACAAATTAAACCGGGAAAAGGGATTTTTATTGTTTCGATCTCTATTCTATGACAGAGTATTAAAGccaccaaaaaggaaaaaaagtaatattacaagtttttttctcataaatttacaaaatttgaagtaataaatttacgacattaaaacacgtaaatttacaagaaaaaaaaatcatacatttagccaatgactttttaagtcataaatttaaccGTTATGACtattttctcgtaaatttacgttttttttttttttttttaaactggtcctaatactccgttgtactattcctttattttaatcatagaaaaaaaagcttagcaAAGAAATTATAAATTCACTCAGTGTTTTGGATATTTGTCCATCAATAAAAGttcaattaaaactaaaaaaaaaaaatcaaaacgttGTAAAATAGTCTTCATCTTTTATTCCTTTGTGTTCTCTTCTAGAACCTCATAACTACAATTTGCAATGCTGGTTACACCATGTTCAACATCATAATCATTATTTATAGGAGCTTCTACATCACTTTATTTAGACTTCCTTTTcagaacttttcaaaataaaatctggcattttttttttctaccatgtACAAGTTATGATGTATATGTGGACTGTTGGTAAACTGTAACATCAAATAGTGAGTTGTGCTCTTACatcctaaaagaaaaacacaaaaaacaagacatcCAGACTTTCTCCACACGTGTACAATTTTCAGGATTGTTCAAACgccttttaatttgttaaatgcAGCCCTGTGGgcaagagcttttttttaatgcctcaCATAAACACTGTTTCTCACTCATATTTATAGCTTCATTCTTGaacttttatatttactttttaaggtTCAGTTTAGTTATGAAAGCTGGGATTAGCAAGGAATGTAATGTCGGCAAAACAATTCTGTCTGTGTGACAGTTAAACCTTCATCTGTCTCATAAACATGAAGCAGAGTCCTTTTGAAGAGCACTTTCCCATGATATCCACCATCTGATAATACTACTGCAGCAGCCATGGAAAAATCAGATGATCACCTTTTTGAAAAAAGcctcattttccttttcttccttTGCTGAAGAGCTTCCAGATTTGCTCATTAGGGCTGTTCTCTCCTCGTTCTCGTCATCTGAAGCTTCATGTTTCTACAGAGAGACAACAGAGGATGAAGCAGAGCTGTGTGAGGGTGCCACTTCAGATTTTCAGCCGGGAGCCCTGCCCTTCTCCCGGCCTTTGGAGGAACAAACGGAAGTTAGCAAAGGAGTTAGGGTACAGGTGCTtccaaacacagaaaataaaaagaaaaacgtatATATTTCTTAAGTCTCACATGCGGCACCGCCGTTAATAAATAATCAGAGactgaagaaaagcacttcaaAGTTCACTGAAACAATCAATATGGCTAGGTTAGCAagctaaagctaatgctagcaccAACTTGAAAACTTACATTATCTAACTCTTTTGTTCGATCCCTCATTTTTGATGTCGATGTTCACAGTTGGTGTCGGAAACGCTGCGAGGACCCAGCCGAGGAAGGACGGCGGTTCCCCAAACAACAGAAGCTGCAAACTTTCCCCTGCTGTCATTCAGCAAGTTGAACTCCAGAGCAACAGTTCTCACAGCTCTTCCTCTGCggttaaaacaaacacagtttGATTCTTGGCGCCTCCTTGTGACAGAAACATGTACTACACGCAAAAAGAAAATTGCTGTagttttaagaaacagttgattaaattaaatttaatttaatttaatttaattaacaaataaatgaaaaaaatgtacgtGTCTGTTGAAGCATTTAAAAATCCTAATGCAACATTCtatttgataaaaatcatttatttttccttgtaaaatgacaaatttttgGAGAATATTTTGGGGGAAATTGCGAAacttataataataaatgttttgacttttttgtcataattatataacttaattctcattaaaaatgacttttttcctcaatttttttcctttattctcgtgtatttgttcattttttttcttttagtgtctATGATACTCTGTTGTTGATATGACATGTCTGACtttttgttatctttttatcaagaaataaattgtattaaatttaaaagttctaaaaatagaGTTAACAAAGAAACAGATATGCATGTAAATACACACATAGACAAATGTGGTGAGTCtggaaataaattatattgtgAAATTCAGGAGTAAAATGGCAAAATCGTGGCTTTAATCTTTGCAAGAAGAATAAAAGATGTCCTAGACTCTATTATAGATGATACACAGTCTGGTTTTATGAAAAACAGACATATCTCCAATAATATCAGACTGGACATTCTTGATTATTCTGATTTAATTTCAGacaaatcttttgttttattcttagaCTTCTACAAAGCATTCAATACCATtgaacatcattttattttcctctcaCTTGAAAAATTTGgctaaagtaattttttttgttacagtattaaAACTCTGTTTGCTTAAGCCAATAGCTctattaaattgaaaaatggcACTACATCAATGTTTGCTCTTAACCGTTGTATTTGTCAAGGATTTCATATTTCCCCATACCTTTTTTACTCTGTACACAAATTCTTGCAACACGTATTGCGAACAGTGCCATGACATCTCACCTTGGTCAAATAGCAGATGACACAACACTGAAAAACGCAGATCAGACATCAATTGCTCTGCAAGAAATTCACAATTTCTCCAAAGCCTCGGATCTAaaattaaatatcaataaatgcCAATTATTACCCATTAAAGATTGTGCTCAGCAAAATATTTGTAACATCCACATTCAGAAGGAAGTGACTTACCTCGGTAAAATAATCAGACCTACTTTTAATGTCAGAAACTAACCAGCATACACCGTGCTGCAGGCGATCTGTGCAGAGCCGGGTCCACCGTGGtcatctaaaacacacctgataTGTTTCcctccagttttttttgtcttttcttcattcatgttaaataaatatgctAGAGCGGCTAAGGGAGATCATCATTTTGATcatattgataaaacatttccttttgaaGTTTCCAGTCAGTCATCAGCTTTGTGGTCGATTAGGTAGAAACACAATCAGAAGAACTGCCATAAAACTCTTTTTCagatcaaaaacaaacaggctGAGAGACAGctattctgattctgattttcATCTGTTATCCATGGACAGATGGCAATTTGTCtttcttaaaacaataaaatctaaacattaATGAGTAGTAGAATTACATATCAGCATTATGAAAAGTAAAGATTAATTTATGTGCATCTTAGCACCACGTATTTTATGTGCCCAATGTGGATTTGCATCATTAAAAAGCTGTAGAAAGATGTAATGTGagtacatgtttttttgtaggAGATTGACCTTTCTGCAGGGCAGTTCCAGGGCTTTCCTCGCCTTGTGATGGTTCGCTGTGGTGTCTCACCAAGTTGGTAAGGAAATGTGCAGCACTAGTCAGTATTCCTGTCAGCTGCAGACATGCACTCCGCTCTGGTGTCAGAAGAAGATCTCCCACCCTCATTTGCATGTTTTGCTTTGGTGGTCTTGTAGACAATGTCCTGGGATAGATTTAAAACTCACCACTGAACTCTTTACTTATCTGTAAATTGGACTTCATTATTTACTCATTGAAAAATTcattgtttatttatgaaacTCTGCTTGGTCTGTCTCCATCTTATCTGAGACAGCTTTTGGATATGTTTTCTCCTGTGGACAACATCCGCTCTGCTGAACTGATCTGTTAACAATCCCAAAATCAAACTCTTCACCTGGTTCTGTCTGCTCAatctgctgcagccacagacgggaatgatttacaaaaaaatctgagattGAACACTTTTCAAGGGTTTTAGTCATATTTTATTcacaactaaatatttagttagatCTGTGGATGTcaacatttcctgttttgtgACGCACAATTTGaagagtatttctttttgttatttcagaTTGGGAATGTTTGTCTAAAAGTTGTGGGGGAAGCTACACAGACATGTAATTTGTCATTCTGGTGCATCTTTTCTTTGGTTATAGCCATGATGGTGTTAATGTTTGTGTGTATCTGTTTCCTTTAAGGGGAAAATGTCCACATTGCTGACCTTTATGTTGTGGTCACCTGGAAGGATCCCCAAGTTGACCTACTGCGTTTCCTTCTGGAACTGTTTTgatggggttttttttcataggCAATAAAAAGGTGACCAAATCAGTGTCTAAGAGACTTTGCTTATGATTATCGAGCTTTATGTTTGAAGTGGAAGCGAGACATGACAGAAGAAGAAATTGTGAGACGTATTCTCAATAACATCAACCCAAAAGTAGTTGCTGTCTCAGAGGGACTGTCTCCACAGtaacacagctcatcaaaataGGAGCCATGGTTGAGAAGGATTGCATGGAGGCCCGAGAATATTGGCAAAAAGTGCATGCCAATTCTGAAAAACTCATCAAGAAAACCTGAGAGGAAACCCTTCCAATAAGGTGCTATAGGGGTCACTGTTGTGCAACAAAGACTTGTTAAAGATAAAGACCGCCACCTTTTAATCGTTCCAATTTCCATCAGAGGGTTTGACAGGTAGCTCATTTACACTTATGCAAGAAACCTTGTGGAAGCAAGTTTCCAGAGAAGAAGAGAATTTTCAACCTTCAGAAAAACAGCGTTTTGTAATGGGGATGGAACGGTTCACCAGGCTTTGGGCAAGAAAACTGTTGGTCTTGAATGGTCTGGATTTTCTTTCAAAGTCCAGGGTCATTCtcaatctggacaaaaatactTAAGGTCTGGAGAAAGACCAAAGATACATCTACCATTCATTCCTTCCTACAGCCAGTTCCCAAAAAGTGGAGCAAAGCAGCAATAtcatcttttctttctcctgcTCATATTTACTATGCGCTGTGCCCTGGTGAGCTTCCTCCTGTTGGGGCTGTTGTGACCTCTGACCCGGTTTCAAACTACAATTCAGATTCCCCTGAACTGCTCCAACAACTTGTGAATGCTGGTCCACAGTCACCTCTGCTGTTCTGGGAAGACCATTGTGGAGAAGCACACCATCTTCTTAAAAGACAAACTTCCAGTGAGATCCAGAGCCTATCGAGTGTCttctgtgaaaaagaaaataattgaagAGCATGTGGCCAAAATGTGAAAGGCAATGTGGCAATGCTAAAAGAGCAGAGTATACAGTATAGAGCAGGGGTTGGCAACCTAGGTCACGCGTGACACTGCTggcacagcttttttttatttcatgtttttggctTCACTGACATTAGTAAAATTATGCTTCCACATGGGGATCTTTTGTACGGGTATTTACTGGTTTGGTCGGTGTTTATATTTGCAGGGCTCGCTCATGTTGGAGCGGTTTAGTTTGGGTCATGAAGCCTCACGGCTGTAGTGGACAGCCACGTCTAGCTGTCTGGTTCTGGTGGGCGCTGTGATGATGATCTGTGGTTGATCTGCAGCTGGTTTGAGAGATTTCAGAAGCAAATGggtgttggttttgttttttttcctttgttgaatttaatgcttgtttttaaattgttaagcACTCACTGCAACAGATGAAAAGTGcttataataaataaagattgatcgataagttcagtttgttgaataataaccaaataaagtcaGATTATACTCAGTTACTTTCTGTTctgccaaatgtcaatatgaaatgtgaacaagttttaaaatgaaaatcacaGCTGATCATCACAGCAGTTACTGAGGGTGAAAATGAACAATGATGCTGTCCAGCGTCACTGTATCACTATAAAtagcaaactaacaaaaaactaaaaacaattagttttatatgttttatcgtacaatatttattttataaatgtcctacctggttgtattagTTTCCTCatcttagattgttcacaaatcagagtacaaatgtcCGTAATCCTGCTgtcagaagctgctgctgcttttccaAAATCCAATAGATGATATTTAATGAGTCATATATTATTTATCTttgacaacccggttaaagcTAGACAGCGGTAACAAGTACTTCAGTGAAAGCTGCATGTTtcattatgaaggtaattatgattgtattcttttaatctgtgctttGGCTGtgagacatggagctgcagaagatcttttctcaccagttaaaagttgccTAAATTTCCATGCTCACaaaatccttgtaaacagagcaaaagtcagacaattccagcatgtctgacattaaagtcaaacttattactgttgtaatgttttcactgtggtcagtgagctgctgttagctcagcggTGGTTCCAATGTCActcctctttgtgtttgttcatgACTGTGTCCATCTTctggaaaataaaggaaaaaaatgatccaattaatttaaactgttgccaaaaagaGGAAAGTTACCATTTCCACGTAGTGTTATAAAATATGTTCGCCCAGAgatgattagtttttttttttactcttattttgaaagctgaaaatatgtgGCTCAATAGCTAACATTTTCGCTGAGCCAAACCAAATGGGCTCCATAAGGTTTAAAAGTGGACAAAACATATGTGCCCCGATTAGGTTTGTCTGCAATtcctgtggtggccccacctgtgtttgcccatgTTGACTTAAGTGGAGATTCAGCGGGTTAGCTTGCTATGATAGCCAGCTGCACAATGAAcagtgaagatgctagtgagctccacagTAGCACGCTAGAGaactcttctgtagcaagctatcaagctccactgtagcatgctagtgagctccaatgtagcatgctagcgagctcctctacaATGAGCTAGAGAGCTCTGCATTATCGAACtggcaagctcctctgtattgagctagtgagctccgctctagcatgctagtgagctcttctgtagcaacagtgaactcctctgtagcatgctagtgagctccactgtagcatgctagtgagctcttctgtagcatgctagtgggCTCTTCTGTAACATGCTAGTGGGCTCTTCTGTAGCAACAGTGAACTCCACTGTAACATGCTcttgagctccactgtagcaatgttagcgagctcctctacaatgagctagtgagctccgctgtagcatgctagtgagctcttctgtagcaataGTGAACTCTGCTGTAGCATTCTAATGAGCTCTTctttagcaagctagtgagctcctctgtagcatgctagtgagctttACTCTAGCATGCCAGCGAGCTCCTCTGTCGAAAGCTAGCATGCTCTggtgtattgagctagcaagctccgctgtactGAGTTGCCAGCTCCATTGTCCAGCAGGTGGCTGGATAGCATAGTGAAtctacccactgagtgtccacttaagtcaatgtggtcaaacacaggtggggccaccacagaaactgtggacaaacccatttgggagccacattttctgccaactttaaaaccatatggGGCTTTGCTGGATGTGTAGTTAAAGGGATTCATGATGAGATGAGAAGGTGCttgtttttaaaccattttttatacAGGTACATTTTGACACTTATCAAtactttaaaagatttaaaaagcgTACTTAAGGAGGATTCTtttatgtgataaaaaaaatatgattggcATGGTGTCAAAATCTACCAAGTATGAAAATACtacatttcccacaatgcaccggcGGGGAGCGTCGAGCTGTCAGCGCTGAGAGAAGCTGGTCCAGCATCTTCTGAGCTGCGAAGCGGAACCAATGACAGAGATCCAGCACTCATCAGCGACATGAGGAGGAATTAGCTCCACCGCCGTCTCCAGCGTCTCCGTGACTCTCCACCGCGATGCACGAGCCGGATATTTGACACCCGAAGCTCACACAGCGGCGCGGACACCGGACTTCATTCTATCAATGAGATCTGCGAGGAGGCTCTACGGCGCGGTGGCAACGCAGAAAAACACACGATGAAGAAGCAGTTCAACCGAATGAGGCAGCTCGCCAACCAAACAGTGGGCAGGTAAGGCGGGAAGTGGCGACACACGACCGCGAGGCGCCTCTGAGTCATTCAGCGGCCGCCTGTCTGAAGCCGCGGTCGGAACCGCGACAGGCTTGTTCCGCTCAGCTGGTTGGGTTTACACAGGAGGTGTCAGAGCAGGTCACACATGCAGCTGAATGACTGATGGGGCTGAGCGGGGAGGAGGTCCCTGCACAGATGAGGATGGTACCCAAGAAGCTGCTGCTGACCACTGGAGGAGAGCAGCATCCTTCTGCTGGAGCACGGAGATGCTAAAACTACCAAGCAACGAGCTTTATTAATAAATAGCAATCATAATTAATGAGAAGAGCTGACAGACTAGAATATGGGGAAATTTAGCACTGACATCTATTTTTAGAAgataaaactcaacatttttaaataaaaatatctatttttagaAGTCATAgattgtttatttatgtgtattttactgtaaatataGTGAATAATATCACATAATCATAATGGATAGCACACAGTTCTGCTTCTGTATTGCTCAACTGCatcaaaagtctaaaaaaaa includes:
- the stx4 gene encoding syntaxin-4; this translates as MRDRTKELDNKHEASDDENEERTALMSKSGSSSAKEEKENEAFFKKVQEIHEGLQNFKRMVSELESKQKTVLSVALPEESMKKDLQTFREEIKTLASQIQRKLKSIESKKSDDDGKYIPINVRMQRTQHAILSKEFVELMSYCNTIQAQYRDRNVERIQRQLKITGTNVTDEELEKMLEEGQTDVFTQNILSDAKATKQALNEIESRHDEILKLERSIRDLHDMFQYLAMEVEAQGEMVNRIEENIKQSSDYVESAAKNTEQAVNYQRRARKKKVWIAICLAILLIILIIAIVTSFST